A genomic region of Eucalyptus grandis isolate ANBG69807.140 chromosome 5, ASM1654582v1, whole genome shotgun sequence contains the following coding sequences:
- the LOC104443699 gene encoding L-lactate dehydrogenase A, whose amino-acid sequence MHKAPSSSSLGPGGLDLSRAFFTPIQETAPPSSTKRHTKIAVVGVGNVGMAIAQTILTQDVADELALIDAKPDKLRGEMLDLQHAAAFLPRTRISASVDYAVAAGSDLCIVTAGARQIPGESRLNLLQRNVALFRAIVPALARHAPESILLIVSNPVDVLTYVAWKLSGFPSNRVVGSGTNLDSSRFRFLIADHLDVNAQDVQAYIVGEHGDSSVALWSSISVGGVPVLSFLEKQQIPYEKETLEKIHKEVVDCAYEVISLKGYTSWAIGYSVANLARTLLRDQRRIHPVSVLARGFFGIEGGDVFLSLPAQLGRGGVLGVTNVHMTEEEAARLRKSARTILELLSQLDLGI is encoded by the exons ATGCACAAGGCGCCGTCGTCTTCCTCCCTCGGCCCCGGCGGCCTGGACCTGAGCCGGGCCTTCTTCACGCCGATCCAGGAGACGGCGCCGCCGTCGTCCACCAAGCGCCACACCAAGATCGCCGTCGTCGGGGTCGGCAACGTCGGCATGGCCATCGCCCAGACCATCCTCACCCAGGACGTCGCCGACGAGCTCGCCCTCATCGACGCCAAGCCCGACAAGCTCCGCGGCGAGATGCTCGACCTCCAGCACGCCGCCGCCTTCCTCCCCCGCACCCGGATCTCGGCCTCCGTCGACTACGCCGTCGCCGCCGGGTCCGACCTCTGCATCGTCACCGCCGGCGCGCGGCAGATCCCCGGGGAGTCCCGCCTGAACCTGCTCCAGCGGAACGTCGCGCTGTTCCGGGCCATCGTGCCGGCGCTCGCGCGGCACGCGCCGGAGTCGATCCTGCTGATCGTGTCGAACCCGGTGGACGTGCTGACGTACGTGGCGTGGAAGCTGTCCGGGTTCCCGTCGAACCGGGTCGTCGGGTCGGGCACGAATCTGGACTCctcccggttccggttcctgaTTGCCGATCACCTCGACGTCAACGCGCAGGACGTGCAG GCCTACATCGTGGGCGAGCACGGCGACAGCTCGGTCGCCCTGTGGTCGAGCATCAGCGTCGGCGGGGTCCCGGTCCTGAGCTTCCTGGAGAAGCAGCAGATCCCGTACGAGAAGGAGACCCTGGAGAAGATCCACAAGGAGGTCGTGGACTGCGCCTACGAGGTCATCAGCCTCAAGGGCTACACCTCCTGGGCGATCGGGTACTCGGTCGCGAACCTGGCCCGGACCCTGCTCCGGGACCAGAGGAGGATCCATCCGGTCTCGGTGCTGGCCAGGGGGTTCTTCGGCATTGAGGGCGGTGACGTGTTCCTGAGCCTGCCGGCCCAGCTTGGCCGGGGCGGCGTCCTAGGCGTGACCAACGTGCACATGACCGAGGAGGAGGCGGCACGGCTGAGGAAGTCGGCGAGGACCATCCTGGAGCTGCTGAGCCAGTTGGATTTGGGCATTTga
- the LOC104445974 gene encoding putative receptor-like protein kinase At3g47110, giving the protein MSSFSSHFCSVAFPAVLILELMITSFASCSPPGNETDKIALQEFRSLLTDDSAGTLASWNDSLHFCRWTGVTCGLRHQRVTALNLDGRALAGTVSPYIGNLSFLRYLNLANNSFHGFIPPEIGRLFRLKNLIMNHNTLGGGIPRNLSLCLSLVTLELDHNHLHDPIPSEFGSLSKLQTLSLLNNNLTGAIPASIGNLSNLEELNLMSNNLTGGVPISVSQKRLKKFVASENQLMGGFPSALYNLSSLNTIGLYDNMFSGSIRRDIGLLLPNLQMLVLGANQFTGPIPDSLSNVTNLAAIDIPFNNFTGHVPASFGGLRNLSWLGLGSNFLGSGATNSLSFLADLANCSNLKRLDLQHNQFEGELPVSVSNFSTQLEWLQMSTNKIRGRIPEAIANLFSLQVLFMDDNMLTGNIPMSIGRLSNLKYLNLGQNKLTGHIPSTIGNITGLLRLYLYNSSLEGSIRLSLGDCKSLLYLHLCHNKFTGTIPSHMIRPSSLLIHLNVSHNSLSGPLPPNVGNLKKLISLDVSHNQISGEIPTTLGNCLGFEQLYMQSNHFQGPIPQFKGLEGIRFLDLSNNNLSGQIPEFLVNLSSSLQFLNLSFNNLEGEVPVRGIFRNTSTIEVDGNRELCGGIPELRLPSCPAKSFPRSIKHRPSKWVVDIIICASCAVALLSLISLFWLRNSKKEHLPTRSFGHFHERISYDALFKATDGFCSSKLIGSGSFGNVYRGTLGPDGKIVAIKVLNLQQKGAFKGFLVECKALSSIRHRNLVKILTACSSIDSHRNEFKALVYEFMVNGNLDIWLHPNDEHVQFKPLSFLQRLNITIDVASALDYLHHQCRAPIIHCDLKPSNILLDDDFTAYISDFGLSRLIFDSNKDIFSSHPSSSAFQGTMGYIAPEYGMGVRPSTSGDVYSFGILLLEMFTGRRPTDNIFKENFNLQKFVKSVSSKRATGMLDQSIFCGEVGESMDKEGIWRDCGTDQAECLMSVFEIGLICSAESPKDRKDMNGVARDLLSIRDKFLKTGIHEDRIQSPAPRDRCEEVACSTSGF; this is encoded by the exons ATGAGTTCATTTTCGAGCCATTTCTGTTCAGTCGCCTTCCCTGCTGTCTTGATCCTGGAGCTCATGATCACGAGCTTCGCTTCTTGTAGCCCTCCAGGGAATGAGACCGATAAAATTGCTCTGCAAGAGTTCAGGTCCCTCTTAACAGATGATTCTGCAGGAACCTTGGCCTCCTGGAATGATTCCCTCCATTTCTGCCGATGGACTGGAGTCACTTGTGGTCTCAGACACCAACGAGTCACCGCCTTGAACCTAGATGGACGAGCTCTGGCTGGGACCGTGTCCCCTTATATTGGAAACCTTTCGTTCCTCCGATACCTGAACCTTGCAAACAACTCTTTCCATGGTTTCATTCCTCCTGAAATCGGGCGCTTGTTCAGGCTTAAAAACCTGATCATGAACCACAACACCTTAGGAGGTGGAATTCCTAGAAATCTCTCCCTGTGTCTTAGCCTCGTGACTCTTGAGCTCGACCATAACCATCTCCACGATCCCATTCCTTCCGAATTTGGGTCACTGTCGAAACTCCAGACGCTCTCCCTTTTGAACAACAATCTCACAGGAGCAATCCCTGCTTCCATCGGAAACCTATCCAACCTCGAAGAGCTTAATCTAATGAGCAACAACCTGACAGGAGGAGTCCCCATTTCTGTAAGCcaaaaaaggctaaaaaaatttgtggccAGTGAAAACCAGCTGATGGGTGGCTTCCCCTCTGCTCTCTACAACTTGTCATCCCTCAATACCATAGGTTTGTACGATAACATGTTCTCTGGTAGTATCAGGAGAGACATAGGCCTTCTGCTTCCAAATCTGCAAATGCTGGTTCTGGGAGCTAATCAGTTCACAGGTCCCATTCCCGATTCACTCTCCAACGTCACCAACTTAGCAGCAATTGATATCCCCTTCAATAACTTCACCGGACATGTCCCGGCCAGCTTCGGAGGGCTTCGAAACTTGAGCTGGCTTGGCCTTGGGTCTAATTTTCTTGGAAGTGGCGCAACCAACAGTCTAAGTTTCCTTGCTGATTTGGCCAACTGCAGCAACCTTAAAAGGCTGGACTTACAACATAACCAGTTCGAAGGCGAGCTGCCTGTTTCTGTCAGTAACTTCTCAACCCAACTGGAGTGGCTACAAATGTCGACAAACAAAATTCGTGGGAGAATTCCTGAAGCAATTGCAAACCTGTTTAGTCTACAGGTATTATTTATGGACGATAACATGCTAACAGGCAACATTCCAATGTCTATTGGGAGGCTATCAAACTTGAAATATCTGAATTTGGGCCAAAACAAGTTGACTGGACACATACCGTCGACCATAGGTAACATCACCGGTCTGTTACGTCTGTACTTGTACAACAGCAGCTTAGAAGGAAGCATACGTTTGAGCCTCGGCGACTGCAAGTCCCTGCTATATCTGCACCTCTgtcataacaaatttaccgGGACCATTCCTAGCCACATGATCAGACCGTCCTCCCTCTTAATACATCTGAATGTATCTCACAACTCTTTGTCTGGGCCCCTGCCACCCAATGTTGGAAACTTAAAGAAACTCATTTCTCTCGACGTTTCACACAATCAAATTTCAGGTGAGATTCCTACAACTTTGGGCAACTGTTTGGGATTCGAACAGCTGTATATGCAGTCGAACCATTTTCAAGGACCCATTCCTCAGTTCAAGGGGTTAGAAGGCATCCGTTTTCTCGACCTTTCCAATAACAACCTGTCAGGGCAAATCCCAGAGTTTTTAGTTAACTTGTCGTCGTCGCTGCAATTCTTGAATCTGTCTTTCAACAATCTCGAAGGCGAAGTACCTGTACGTGGGATATTTAGAAACACTAGTACCATCGAAGTTGACGGCAACCGAGAGCTATGTGGGGGCATACCTGAACTGCGTTTGCCTTCATGTCCAGCAAAATCGTTCCCGAGATCGATAAAGCATAGACCTTCGAAGTGGGTGGTGGACATAATCATCTGTGCTTCTTGTGCAGTGGCATTACTGTCCTTAATATCTCTTTTCTGGTTGAGAAACTCGAAGAAGGAACATCTGCCTACCCGCTCCTTCGGCCATTTTCACGAGAGAATTTCCTATGATGCTCTATTCAAAGCTACCGACGGATTCTGTTCAAGCAAATTGATTGGTTCAG GTAGTTTTGGCAATGTGTACAGAGGAACTCTTGGTCCCGATGGAAAAATCGTGGCCATCAAGGTTTTGAATCTCCAGCAGAAAGGAGCTTTCAAGGGCTTCTTGGTCGAATGCAAAGCACTCAGCAGCATTCGGCATCGTAACCTTGTTAAGATCTTGACTGCTTGTTCGAGCATCGACTCCCATCGTAATGAGTTCAAAGCCTTGGTATACGAGTTCATGGTAAACGGCAACTTGGACATTTGGTTGCACCCAAATGACGAACACGTGCAATTCAAACCTTTGAGCTTCCTGCAAAGATTGAACATCACGATTGATGTGGCCTCTGCTTTGGATTATCTTCACCACCAGTGCCGAGCTCCAATCATCCACTGTGATCTGAAGCCAAGCAACATTCTTCTCGACGATGATTTCACAGCTTACATCAGTGATTTTGGATTGTCGAGGCTCATTTTCGATTCTAACAAAGACATCTTTTCAAGTCATCCTAGCTCCTCTGCTTTTCAGGGAACCATGGGTTACATTGCTCCAG AATATGGAATGGGTGTTCGTCCATCAACAAGTGGGGATGTGTACAGTTTCGGAATTCTCTTGTTAGAGATGTTCACTGGAAGACGACCAACAGACAACATATTTAAAGAGAATTTTAACCTTCAGAAGTTCGTCAAGTCAGTGTCGTCAAAGCGAGCAACGGGGATGTTGGATCAGTCAATTTTCTGCGGAGAAGTAGGCGAAAGCATGGACAAGGAGGGGATATGGAGAGACTGTGGAACCGACCAAGCCGAATGTCTGATGTCGGTTTTTGAGATCGGATTAATTTGCTCAGCAGAATCACCAAAAGACAGGAAGGACATGAATGGTGTCGCACGGGACTTGCTCTCAATCAGAGACAAGTTTCTCAAAACCGGCATCCATGAGGATAGAATACAGAGCCCTGCACCAA GGGACAGGTGCGAGGAGGTGGCCTGTTCCACCTCTGGTTTTTGA
- the LOC104443700 gene encoding NADH dehydrogenase [ubiquinone] 1 beta subcomplex subunit 8, mitochondrial → MAGRLSHVASRIMGGNGVVARSAASSLRLRAGMGLPVGKHIVPDKPLHVNDELVWDNGTAFPEPCIDRIADTVGKYEALAWLCGGLGFFASLGLLAVWNDKASKIPFAPKVYPYDNLRVELGGEP, encoded by the exons ATGGCCGGGAGATTGAGCCACGTGGCGTCGCGGATCATGGGCGGCAACGGCGTCGTCGCCCGCTCCGCCGCTTCCTCCCTCCGCCTCCGCGCCGGCATGGGCCTCCCCGTCGGCAAGCACATCGTCCCCGACAAGCCC TTGCACGTGAACGACGAGCTCGTTTGGGACAACGGGACCGCGTTCCCCGAGCCCTGCATCGATCGCATCGCGGATACCGTCGGAAAG TACGAAGCATTGGCTTGGCTTTGTGGAGGGCTGGGGTTCTTCGCGTCTTTGGGGCTTTTGGCTGTGTGGAATGATAAGGCGTCGAAGATCCCATTC GCGCCAAAAGTATATCCATATGACAACTTACGGGTGGAGCTTGGTGGTGAACCATAG
- the LOC104443701 gene encoding 36.4 kDa proline-rich protein produces MGSKTMATFFVFMILMLLPLPPIYACGYCAPPYHGPTTPTVPRRPSPHPHPGPPHHGGRGGGGGSRGGGGGSRGGGGGSGGGGGGSRGGGGGYTPRVPTPHPPIVLPPIVNPPPITNPPGLIPPITNPPGGILPPITNPPGGIIPPILNPPTPPSSPYPPYGGGPPGSGGRGGGGGGGGGGVPSPPTTPKTCPINALKLGLCLDVLGGLVHIGIGNPVENVCCPVLQGLLELEAAICLCTAIRLKLLNLNIFIPLALQVLATCGITPPPGFVCPPL; encoded by the coding sequence atgGGTTCAAAGACCATGGCCACGTTCTTCGTCTTCATGATCCTCATGCTGTTGCCCCTACCGCCCATATATGCTTGTGGCTACTGCGCGCCGCCGTACCATGGTCCGACAACCCCGACGGTCCCCCGCCGGCCCAGCCCTCACCCCCATCCTGGCCCACCTCACCATGGCGGCAGAGGTGGTGGTGGCGGGAGCAGAGGTGGAGGCGGCGGCAGTAGAGGGGGCGGTGGAGGGAgcgggggcggaggcggcggcagtagaggtggtggcggtggttATACTCCGAGAGTGCCGACTCCACATCCGCCCATTGTTCTTCCACCAATAGTCAATCCACCTCCTATCACTAACCCTCCCGGCCTCATTCCTCCCATTACTAACCCTCCCGGCGGCATCCTTCCTCCAATCACAAATCCTCCCGGTGGCATCATTCCTCCAATCTTAAATCCACCAACACCGCCTTCTTCACCCTACCCTCCTTATGGCGGTGGTCCTCCAGGTAGTGGcggcagaggcggaggcggaggtggcggcggcggcggcgtcccgAGCCCTCCAACCACCCCCAAGACGTGCCCTATAAACGCTCTCAAGTTAGGGCTTTGCTTGGACGTGCTGGGCGGGTTGGTCCACATCGGGATCGGGAACCCGGTGGAGAACGTGTGTTGCCCCGTTCTCCAAGGGCTGCTGGAGCTTGAGGCGGCGATCTGCCTCTGCACCGCCATCAGACTGAAGTTACTCAACCTCAACATATTCATTCCTCTGGCTCTCCAAGTCCTAGCCACTTGTGGCATAACCCCTCCTCCTGGTTTTGTATGCCCTCCTCTTTAG